The archaeon genome includes the window GGACGAGACGATCTTCAGGAAGGTGGTCTTCGCGATGCAGAAGGGGGACAGGGACCACGCTGCGATTTACGCTAACGAGCTATCTGAGGTAAGGAAGGTCGGGTCCACAGTGACCGGGGCCAAGCTCGCCCTCGAGCAGGTCTCGATGAGGCTACAGACGATCACCGACCTCGGGGACATCGCCGCTACGCTGGCGCCGACCGTGGCAGTCGTAAGGGGCGTCAAGGCGGGCCTGGGGACGGTGCTCCCGAACGCGCAAGGCGAGCTGGACGAGATTTCATCGCTCCTGAGCAGCACTCTGGTTGAGGCCGGCTCGGTGGGCGGAACGTCGCTGAACTTCGGGGCCGCCAACGATGAGGCTGAGAAGGTCCTTGAGGAGGCCTCGGCGGTCGCGTATCAGAGGATGGAGCAGGAGCTCCCTAGGGTCCCCGCGACCGCAGCGCGGAGCGAAGAGGACGAAGGGCTCCTCGCGTAGACCATACGATAGGCCCGGCCCTTGCCGTACGGGCGCGGCTCCATTTCCAGAGCATTCTCTCTTTTCTACAATCTACCAAGATTATGTATATATATATGGACGGTTGATTCTTGATGCGTCTTGCCGGCCCTCGCGCTCGCGTTCCGACTCAGGAGCAGGGCCCAGAAGGACCTCGCCTTTGCGCAGGATCTGGCGGCCGCGGCCGTATACGATGTCTTCCCCAGCGCAGTACTTCATGGCGGGACCGCAATCTGGAGGTGCTACGGGGGAAACAGATTCTCTGGAGACCTCGACTTCTACCTTCCCAAGTCTGCGGGCGGGCGGTTTGAACTAGTCTCGAGACGCCTGGAGTCGGACGGGCTGGAAAGAGAGAAAGTGAAGAGGACCGAGAGAGCGATCTTCGCGAGCTTTCGGTATCAAAGGTCAGCCGTCAGCCTCGAAGCCGTCCTACGAGAGAGAGAAAGGTCGGTAACTAGGCCATTCGAGACGCTGAACGGAGGGTACTTCGCGGTCAGGACTCTTCCTCCGGAAGGACTTCTCGCGGAGAAAGCCGCGGCCTACTCGGACAGGAGGAAGGTTAGGGACCTCTACGACGTGTTCTCCCTTCTCCCACTCGTCAAGACCAGGGATGAAGCAGTCTCGGCTGTCGAGGAGATGCTCACCAAGTATAAGAAGCCCATCGACGAGAACAGCCTGAAGGCCCTCGTGCTCTCGGGCGTGGCCCCGCGGGCTGAAGAGATGAAGGAGGCGATCCAGGATTGGGCAAGGTAGTACATCTCAGCAAGGTGAAGGACTTCATCCGGATGA containing:
- a CDS encoding nucleotidyl transferase AbiEii/AbiGii toxin family protein, producing MPALALAFRLRSRAQKDLAFAQDLAAAAVYDVFPSAVLHGGTAIWRCYGGNRFSGDLDFYLPKSAGGRFELVSRRLESDGLEREKVKRTERAIFASFRYQRSAVSLEAVLRERERSVTRPFETLNGGYFAVRTLPPEGLLAEKAAAYSDRRKVRDLYDVFSLLPLVKTRDEAVSAVEEMLTKYKKPIDENSLKALVLSGVAPRAEEMKEAIQDWAR